AAGAGGAACTGCTCCGCCGGCTGGGGGAATACATCATCGAGCCGACGCTGGAGGAAGAGGCACGCACCTACCGCTATGATGCCCTGTGGGACAAGATCGAGCGCCATCTGGAGAACCAGATCGCCGCGGCGCGCTATCTGCTGAAACACAAGGAATGGGACGTCTTCGCCATCAATTTCCGCGCCACGGACAGCGTCCAGCACCATTTCTGGAAGTTCATGGAGCCGACCCATCCGCAGTATGACCCCGCCGGCGCCGGCAAATACGGCGACCGCATCCTGCGCGTCTACCAGCGGCTGGATGAATTCGCGGCGGAGGTGCGCCGGCTTCTTTCTCCGGAGGACGTGCTCATCGTCATGTCGGACCACGGCTTCGGCCCCACCAGCGACAAGGTCATCTACCTGAACAACTGGCTGGCGGAGCAGGGCTGGCTGAGGTTCCGCCGACAGCCCGCTGTTTCGCCGGGAGCGGCCGGCATCGGCGGACTGCTGTGGCGCACCGCCTGGGAACGCCTGCGCCAGATGGTGCCCCAGCGGGTCAAGATGGCATTAGAGCGCCTGGCGCCGCGCTGGTACGGGCGCATCCGCTACCCGGCCGCCTTCTTCTTCATTGATTGGGAACACACCCTCGCCTATGCCGATGAGTACCAGGAGAGCATCTGGATCAACCTCGCCGGCCGCGAGCCGCAGGGCACTGTCCAGCCCGGCGCCGAGTACGAGGACCTGCGCCGGCAAATCCTGGAGCGCCTGCACGAATGGAAAGATCCCCTCACCGGCGAATCGGTCATCGAGCACGCCGGCCTGCGGGAAGAGATATATCACGGCACGGAGCTGGAGCGTGCGCCCGATATCATCCTTATCCCGCGGCAGGACCCCTATTACCGGGTGCGTCCCAGCCACACCAGCCCAGGCCCGGTCAGCGTCCACACCATGTCGCGCCAGGAGCTTCAGCGGGAATACCTGCCCAACGGCACGCATCGGCTCTATGGCATGCTGTT
This genomic stretch from Anaerolineae bacterium harbors:
- a CDS encoding alkaline phosphatase family protein, encoding SDLTKRKVVVLGWDGAVFELALRWAREGKLPALAGMLERGAYGRMRSTIPPVSAPAWASFVTGNNPGRHGIYYFKEHIPGTYESRLVCGADRRGKPLWRMLNEQGRTAGIVNLVMTYPPEPLDGFMISGMDTPGEDSAYTYPPELKEELLRRLGEYIIEPTLEEEARTYRYDALWDKIERHLENQIAAARYLLKHKEWDVFAINFRATDSVQHHFWKFMEPTHPQYDPAGAGKYGDRILRVYQRLDEFAAEVRRLLSPEDVLIVMSDHGFGPTSDKVIYLNNWLAEQGWLRFRRQPAVSPGAAGIGGLLWRTAWERLRQMVPQRVKMALERLAPRWYGRIRYPAAFFFIDWEHTLAYADEYQESIWINLAGREPQGTVQPGAEYEDLRRQILERLHEWKDPLTGESVIEHAGLREEIYHGTELERAPDIILIPRQDPYYRVRPSHTSPGPVSVHTMSRQELQREYLPNGTHRLYGMLFVEGPGIAAGRAIERAEIVDMAPTILHLAGCAVPHGLDGRVLEELFTTPPAVRYSEGVETGETPAGGDLYDEEERAILEERLRGLGYLD